A DNA window from Chelativorans sp. AA-79 contains the following coding sequences:
- a CDS encoding glutathione S-transferase family protein, which yields MALTLYLHPLASFCHKVLIGLYENGTAFEPSFVDFSNPRSAAAHIERWPVGKVPVLHDSARNRVVAETSIMIEYLQQHYPGPVQLIPREPEEQLDVRLWDRFFDLYVSVPMQKIVGDRIRPEGATDPYGVAEAHATLETAYDMIERQLDGRSWVTGETFTMADCSALPALFFGSIVHPLGEGRPQSRDYFERLLGRPSVQRVLAEAQPCFKFFPYRDAMPPRFLEPVT from the coding sequence ATGGCTCTCACACTCTACCTCCACCCCCTCGCTTCTTTCTGTCATAAGGTCCTTATCGGCCTCTATGAGAACGGCACGGCGTTTGAACCCAGTTTCGTCGACTTTTCGAATCCCAGGTCCGCTGCCGCTCATATCGAGCGCTGGCCGGTGGGCAAGGTTCCGGTTCTGCATGACAGCGCCCGCAATAGAGTGGTCGCCGAAACCAGCATCATGATAGAGTATCTGCAGCAGCACTATCCCGGTCCGGTCCAGTTGATCCCGCGCGAGCCCGAGGAGCAGCTCGATGTGCGCCTTTGGGATCGCTTTTTCGATCTCTATGTCAGTGTGCCCATGCAGAAGATCGTGGGTGACCGCATTCGTCCCGAAGGCGCCACCGACCCCTACGGCGTTGCGGAAGCACATGCGACATTGGAGACGGCCTATGACATGATCGAGAGGCAGCTCGATGGACGCAGCTGGGTCACAGGGGAGACTTTTACCATGGCAGATTGTTCGGCGCTGCCAGCGCTATTCTTCGGGTCCATCGTTCATCCGCTTGGCGAAGGCAGGCCGCAGTCTAGAGACTATTTCGAGCGCCTGCTGGGGCGGCCATCGGTGCAGCGCGTGCTCGCCGAGGCGCAGCCTTGCTTCAAGTTTTTTCCGTATCGCGACGCCATGCCGCCACGCTTTCTGGAGCCTGTGACATGA
- a CDS encoding metalloregulator ArsR/SmtB family transcription factor, producing the protein MTRTEPVDLYFQAMADPYRRGFVERLSKGPASVKELAAPADVQLPAVLKHLRVLEEGGIIVSEKVGRVRTYRIRPDAFNAVNTWIEQRQHDMNAAFDRLAAAMAEVPEEKDH; encoded by the coding sequence ATGACCAGAACGGAACCCGTCGATCTTTATTTCCAGGCCATGGCGGACCCTTACCGGCGTGGCTTCGTCGAGCGGCTCTCCAAGGGCCCCGCCTCGGTGAAGGAGTTGGCGGCCCCGGCAGACGTTCAGCTGCCGGCCGTGCTCAAGCACCTTCGTGTGCTCGAGGAGGGGGGCATCATCGTGAGCGAAAAAGTTGGCCGCGTGCGCACCTATCGCATTCGGCCCGATGCCTTCAATGCCGTGAACACCTGGATAGAGCAGCGCCAGCACGACATGAATGCCGCCTTCGACAGGTTGGCGGCCGCTATGGCCGAAGTGCCCGAAGAGAAGGATCACTGA
- a CDS encoding SRPBCC domain-containing protein encodes MGTNVDHRSFVIERELPGSPAHAFRFWSDHQLKRRWNSCHPDWTVIQDRFDFRVDGHESMVWRMPDGTEQALLAHFLEVHPRQRIVYAYTMRTDGAPISSSLVTVEFEGRDGKTAMTFTEQAVFANPADGDVRENGTGIGFSRLEEVMMNFVEDTGR; translated from the coding sequence ATGGGTACCAATGTCGACCACCGCAGCTTCGTCATCGAACGTGAGTTGCCGGGCAGCCCTGCGCACGCCTTTCGCTTCTGGTCGGACCACCAGCTCAAGCGCCGCTGGAACAGCTGCCATCCGGACTGGACGGTCATCCAGGATCGCTTCGACTTCCGCGTCGATGGCCATGAGAGCATGGTCTGGCGAATGCCAGACGGCACCGAGCAGGCTCTGCTGGCGCACTTCCTCGAAGTTCACCCCCGCCAACGCATCGTCTATGCCTACACAATGCGGACCGACGGCGCCCCCATTTCGTCCTCGCTCGTCACTGTCGAGTTCGAAGGCCGGGACGGCAAAACCGCGATGACATTTACCGAACAAGCTGTCTTCGCAAACCCGGCTGACGGAGATGTCCGGGAGAACGGCACGGGCATCGGCTTTTCCAGACTCGAGGAAGTGATGATGAATTTCGTGGAAGACACAGGCCGGTAG
- a CDS encoding thiamine pyrophosphate-binding protein: MKTGGQLIVEALEANGVDRLYCVPGESYLAVLDTLHDSEIRTIVCRQEGGAAMMADCHGRLTGRPGICFVTRGPGATNASAGVHIARQDSVPMILFIGQVASHAREREAFQEVDYRAFYGPMAKWATEIDDPARIPEIVTRAFAVATSGRPGPVVISLPEDMLTSEADAPAALPYTPVETRPGHHEMQKLRELLDTAMRPFVILGGTRWDEASVSAFQKAAERWALPVGVSFRRQMLFDHLHPCYAGDIGIGPNPKLAEAVKTADLVLLVGGRFGEIPSSDYTLLKSPYPDQKLVHVHPDPDELGRVYRPTLAINATPASFATAFAELDPGATPDWADETTRLHGAYRAWSTPPATGPGPVQMGPIWTHLESVLPEDAILTNGAGNYATWIHRFHRFRRYATQGAPTSGSMGYGTPAAVAAKDLFPDRLVVAFAGDGCFLMNGQEFATAVQYGLPVIVIVVNNGTYGTIRMHQEREYPGRVSSTDLRNPDFAALARAYGGHGETVEKTEDFAPAFERARESGKPAIIEVKLDPEAITPTRTLTEIREGR; the protein is encoded by the coding sequence ATGAAGACCGGCGGACAGCTCATCGTCGAGGCCTTGGAGGCCAACGGTGTCGACCGGCTCTATTGCGTGCCCGGTGAAAGCTATCTCGCCGTGCTCGACACCCTCCACGATTCAGAGATCCGCACCATCGTCTGCCGGCAGGAAGGGGGTGCTGCCATGATGGCTGACTGCCACGGCAGGCTCACGGGCCGCCCGGGCATCTGCTTCGTCACGCGCGGCCCCGGCGCCACCAATGCCTCGGCGGGCGTCCACATCGCCCGCCAGGATTCCGTGCCGATGATCCTCTTCATCGGCCAGGTGGCAAGCCACGCCCGCGAGCGCGAGGCCTTCCAGGAGGTGGACTACCGCGCCTTCTACGGCCCGATGGCCAAGTGGGCGACGGAAATCGACGACCCGGCGCGCATCCCGGAGATCGTCACGCGGGCCTTCGCGGTTGCGACTTCCGGCCGGCCAGGCCCGGTCGTGATCTCTCTTCCGGAGGATATGCTGACGAGCGAGGCGGACGCGCCCGCCGCCCTGCCCTATACGCCCGTGGAGACCCGGCCCGGCCATCACGAGATGCAGAAGCTGCGAGAGCTTCTGGACACGGCCATGCGCCCCTTCGTCATCCTCGGTGGCACGCGCTGGGACGAAGCCTCCGTCTCGGCCTTCCAGAAGGCGGCGGAGCGTTGGGCGCTTCCGGTCGGCGTCTCCTTCCGCCGCCAGATGCTCTTCGACCACCTCCATCCCTGCTATGCGGGGGACATCGGCATCGGCCCAAACCCGAAGCTTGCGGAGGCGGTCAAGACCGCCGATCTCGTGCTGCTCGTCGGCGGACGTTTTGGGGAGATTCCGTCTTCAGACTACACGCTTCTGAAGAGCCCCTACCCCGACCAGAAGCTGGTGCATGTACACCCCGACCCGGACGAACTCGGCCGCGTCTATCGCCCGACGCTCGCCATCAACGCCACGCCGGCAAGCTTCGCCACGGCCTTCGCGGAGCTCGATCCCGGCGCCACGCCCGACTGGGCGGACGAGACGACGCGGCTGCACGGCGCCTATCGCGCCTGGTCGACGCCGCCCGCCACCGGCCCCGGCCCGGTGCAGATGGGGCCGATCTGGACCCATCTCGAAAGCGTGCTGCCGGAAGATGCGATCCTGACCAATGGCGCGGGCAACTACGCCACCTGGATCCACCGCTTCCACCGCTTCCGCCGCTATGCCACGCAAGGAGCTCCCACCTCGGGCTCCATGGGATACGGCACGCCGGCCGCGGTGGCGGCGAAGGACCTCTTCCCCGACCGTCTCGTCGTGGCCTTCGCCGGCGACGGCTGCTTCCTCATGAACGGGCAGGAATTCGCCACCGCCGTGCAATACGGCCTGCCCGTCATCGTGATCGTCGTCAACAACGGCACCTACGGCACCATCCGCATGCACCAGGAGCGCGAATATCCCGGCCGCGTCTCTAGCACGGACCTGAGAAACCCCGACTTCGCCGCCTTGGCCCGCGCCTATGGCGGGCACGGGGAGACGGTGGAGAAGACCGAGGACTTCGCCCCGGCCTTCGAGCGCGCGCGGGAAAGCGGCAAGCCGGCCATCATCGAGGTGAAGCTCGACCCGGAAGCGATCACCCCGACGAGGACGCTGACGGAGATCAGGGAGGGGCGGTAG
- a CDS encoding CaiB/BaiF CoA-transferase family protein: MAEPPLKGIRVVELARILAGPWAGQMLADLGADVIKVENPDGGDDTREWGPPFVTGADGDNLSAAYFHACNRGKRSVALDFSREKDRAVLLKLIASADVLIENFKLGGLKKYGLDYESLTAVNPRLVYCSITGFGQDGPYAPRAGYDFIIQGMSGLMSITGPADGEPQKVGVAVTDIFTGLYSVIAIQAALRHADKTGEGQFIDMALFDTQIAVLANQNLNFLVSGVAPGRMGNAHPNICPYEVFEVEDGHFILAVGNDGQFKRFCAVIGREDLSASPDFATNAARVANRIRLREEIAPRLKTFARDKLLAKLEEAGVPASPINTIADMFADPQTIARGMRLDLKDGQGNVLPSVRSPMVLSETPLAYSRPSPRLGEHTEEILQELGEAE; this comes from the coding sequence ATGGCAGAACCGCCGCTCAAAGGCATTCGCGTCGTCGAGCTCGCACGCATCCTGGCCGGCCCCTGGGCGGGGCAGATGCTCGCCGATCTCGGCGCCGACGTGATCAAGGTGGAAAACCCCGACGGCGGCGACGACACGCGCGAATGGGGACCTCCGTTCGTCACGGGTGCGGACGGCGACAACCTCTCGGCCGCCTATTTCCACGCCTGCAACCGCGGAAAGCGCTCCGTTGCGCTCGATTTCAGCCGGGAGAAGGACCGTGCTGTCCTCCTGAAACTGATCGCCTCGGCCGACGTGCTGATCGAGAATTTCAAGCTCGGCGGCCTGAAAAAATACGGACTCGACTACGAGAGCCTGACGGCGGTCAATCCGCGCCTCGTCTATTGCTCGATCACCGGCTTCGGCCAGGACGGCCCCTACGCGCCGCGCGCGGGCTATGACTTCATCATCCAGGGCATGTCCGGCCTGATGTCGATCACCGGCCCCGCCGACGGCGAGCCGCAGAAGGTGGGGGTGGCCGTCACCGATATCTTCACCGGCCTCTACTCGGTGATCGCCATCCAGGCCGCACTCCGCCACGCGGACAAGACCGGCGAAGGCCAGTTCATCGACATGGCGCTCTTCGACACGCAGATCGCCGTGCTCGCCAATCAGAATCTGAATTTCCTGGTCTCGGGCGTCGCGCCCGGCCGCATGGGCAACGCCCACCCCAATATCTGCCCCTATGAGGTGTTCGAGGTGGAAGACGGGCATTTCATCCTGGCGGTCGGGAACGACGGGCAGTTCAAGCGCTTCTGTGCCGTGATCGGGCGTGAGGACCTGTCCGCAAGCCCGGACTTCGCCACCAATGCCGCCCGCGTCGCCAACCGCATCAGGCTGCGCGAGGAGATCGCGCCGCGGCTGAAGACCTTCGCTCGCGACAAGCTCCTTGCAAAGCTGGAGGAAGCGGGCGTGCCCGCAAGCCCGATCAACACCATCGCCGACATGTTCGCGGACCCGCAGACGATCGCCCGTGGCATGCGGCTCGACCTGAAGGACGGGCAAGGCAACGTGCTTCCCTCCGTGCGTTCACCTATGGTTCTATCCGAAACGCCGCTCGCCTATTCGCGCCCGAGCCCGCGGCTGGGCGAGCATACGGAAGAGATATTGCAGGAATTGGGAGAGGCCGAATGA
- a CDS encoding alpha/beta hydrolase gives MAFEIGTTLRTPTGATLRLYAEHTQDAPRGIVQINHGLAEHAGRYARFARFLAGHGFHAYAHDHRGHGHTTAPGAAFGSFGPEPAAKNVLADVLAIHDHITAEHPGLPVILFGHSMGAMIALAFLARHPDRLRAAALWNMPLATRTEARAARALLAWERFRLGSDVPSRLMPLLTFRAWAKAVPDARTPFDWLSRDREEVESYIADPLCGWDATVGMWREIFDFNLMDTDDRALAAIPATLPIQLVGGGADPATAGGIALRKLEMRLRRLRISNLETRIYPETRHESLNEVNRSEIMRDFVTWASKALR, from the coding sequence GTGGCATTCGAGATCGGGACGACACTGAGGACGCCGACCGGCGCGACGCTCCGCCTTTATGCGGAGCACACGCAGGATGCGCCGCGCGGCATTGTGCAGATCAATCACGGCCTGGCCGAGCACGCCGGGCGCTATGCCCGCTTCGCCCGCTTTCTCGCTGGGCACGGATTTCACGCCTACGCCCACGACCACCGCGGCCACGGGCACACCACGGCCCCAGGCGCGGCGTTCGGCTCCTTCGGGCCGGAGCCCGCGGCGAAGAATGTGCTGGCCGATGTGCTCGCCATCCATGACCACATCACGGCGGAGCACCCGGGCCTGCCGGTGATCCTCTTCGGCCACTCCATGGGCGCCATGATCGCGCTCGCCTTCCTTGCGCGCCATCCGGACCGCCTCCGGGCCGCCGCCCTCTGGAACATGCCGCTCGCCACGAGGACCGAAGCCCGCGCGGCCAGGGCGCTCCTTGCGTGGGAGCGCTTCCGGCTCGGCTCCGACGTGCCTTCGCGCCTGATGCCGCTGCTCACCTTCCGCGCCTGGGCGAAGGCGGTTCCGGATGCGCGCACGCCTTTCGACTGGCTGTCGCGCGACCGGGAGGAGGTGGAAAGCTACATCGCCGACCCGCTCTGCGGCTGGGACGCCACGGTGGGCATGTGGCGGGAGATATTCGATTTCAACCTGATGGACACGGACGATCGCGCGCTCGCGGCCATTCCCGCCACCTTGCCGATCCAGCTCGTCGGTGGCGGTGCCGATCCCGCCACCGCGGGCGGGATCGCGCTCAGGAAGCTTGAAATGCGCCTACGACGACTGCGCATTTCGAATCTGGAAACAAGGATTTATCCCGAAACCCGACACGAATCTCTCAACGAGGTGAACAGAAGCGAGATCATGCGCGATTTCGTGACCTGGGCCAGCAAAGCGCTCCGCTGA
- the ettA gene encoding energy-dependent translational throttle protein EttA, with product MARQFIYHMAGLGKVYGAKKVLENVHLSFYPDAKIGILGPNGAGKSTVLRIMAGLDKEFTGEAWLAEGATVGYLPQEPQLDPALDVMGNVMEGVAAKKAILDRYNELMMNYSDETADEAAKLQDQIDSQNLWDLDSQVEMAMEALRCPPPDADVTKLSGGEKRRVALCQLLLRQPDLLLLDEPTNHLDAETTAWLEKHLREYPGAVMIITHDRYFLDNVTGWILELDRGRGIPYEGNYTAYLEKKAKRMEQEGREEAARLKALSREREWIAASPKARQAKSKARIRAYDELVTAANDRRPGEAQIIIPAGERLGQVVIEAEGLTKGYGDRLLIDDLSFMLPPGGIVGVIGPNGAGKTTLFRMLTGQEEPDGGSIRIGDTVKLGYVDQSRDTLDPNKSVWEEISGGNDVIKLGRHEVNSRAYCSSFNFKGGDQQQKVGTLSGGQRNRVHLAKLLKDGGNVILLDEPTNDLDTETLAALEDALEAFPGCAVIISHDRMFLDRLATHILAFEGDSHVEWFEGNFEEYEADKVRRLGPDSVNPKRVTYKPLTR from the coding sequence ATGGCACGCCAATTCATCTACCACATGGCCGGCCTCGGCAAGGTCTACGGAGCCAAGAAGGTTCTCGAGAACGTTCACCTGTCCTTCTATCCGGATGCCAAGATCGGCATTCTCGGCCCCAACGGCGCCGGCAAGTCCACCGTGCTTCGCATCATGGCCGGTCTGGACAAGGAGTTCACCGGCGAGGCCTGGCTCGCCGAAGGCGCCACCGTCGGCTACCTCCCACAGGAGCCGCAACTCGACCCGGCGCTCGACGTCATGGGCAATGTTATGGAGGGCGTGGCCGCCAAGAAGGCCATTCTCGACCGCTACAACGAGCTCATGATGAACTACTCGGACGAGACGGCAGACGAAGCGGCGAAGCTGCAGGACCAGATCGACAGCCAGAACCTCTGGGACCTCGATTCCCAGGTTGAGATGGCCATGGAGGCGCTGCGCTGCCCGCCACCCGATGCGGACGTGACGAAGCTTTCAGGCGGCGAGAAGCGCCGCGTGGCGCTGTGCCAGCTCCTGCTGCGCCAGCCCGACCTGCTTCTCCTCGACGAGCCCACCAACCATCTCGACGCCGAGACGACCGCCTGGCTTGAAAAGCACCTGCGCGAATATCCGGGCGCGGTGATGATCATCACCCACGACCGCTACTTCCTCGACAACGTCACCGGCTGGATCCTGGAGCTCGATCGCGGGCGCGGCATTCCCTATGAAGGCAACTACACCGCCTATCTGGAAAAGAAGGCCAAGCGCATGGAGCAGGAGGGCCGCGAAGAGGCCGCGCGCCTCAAGGCGCTCTCGCGCGAGCGCGAATGGATCGCGGCAAGCCCCAAGGCCAGACAGGCCAAGTCGAAGGCCCGTATCCGCGCCTATGACGAACTGGTGACGGCTGCGAACGACCGCCGCCCCGGAGAGGCGCAGATCATCATCCCGGCCGGAGAGCGGCTGGGCCAGGTGGTGATCGAGGCCGAAGGGCTCACCAAGGGCTACGGCGATCGGCTTCTCATCGACGATCTGAGCTTCATGCTTCCCCCCGGCGGCATCGTCGGCGTGATCGGTCCCAACGGCGCGGGCAAGACGACGCTCTTTCGCATGCTCACCGGCCAGGAGGAGCCCGACGGCGGGTCGATCCGCATCGGCGACACGGTGAAGCTCGGCTATGTCGACCAGAGCCGCGACACGCTCGATCCCAACAAGAGCGTGTGGGAGGAGATCTCCGGCGGCAACGACGTCATCAAGCTCGGCCGGCACGAGGTGAATTCCCGCGCCTACTGCTCCTCCTTCAATTTCAAGGGCGGCGACCAGCAGCAGAAGGTCGGCACGCTTTCGGGCGGCCAGCGCAACCGCGTGCATCTCGCCAAGCTGCTCAAGGACGGCGGCAACGTGATCCTGCTCGACGAGCCCACCAACGACCTCGACACCGAGACGCTGGCGGCGCTGGAGGATGCGCTGGAGGCTTTCCCGGGCTGCGCCGTCATCATCTCCCACGACCGCATGTTCCTCGACCGGCTGGCCACCCACATCCTGGCCTTCGAGGGCGACAGCCATGTCGAATGGTTCGAAGGCAATTTCGAGGAATATGAGGCGGACAAGGTGCGCCGGCTGGGGCCGGACAGCGTCAATCCGAAGCGTGTCACCTATAAACCGCTGACGCGCTAG